CAAGCCACGGGGTTGCCCATGCCAGAGAAATACTACTGGTGAGGTTAAAGCAGTCCCGTATATTAGAGCAGCAACAATTGTCTGCTGCTTTTCACGATACACAAAATATGTCTTGAGGCACAACAATACCCTGCAACTATTATAATCCTCTTCAAACTGCATTCTGGAGATGGTGCTCAGTTGGTCCAATCCCCGCCTTTTTTTATTGAACTCCTAGACACAACAAGAAGCAAGGAACCCTACACTCCTCAAGGACCAGGGTTACCAACCCCTTTCCTGCCTAAGCGATGACTGATAACAGTTAATGCTTTCCACTCCAGGTACCACAATGGGACTCTGCTGGACCGGCAGGTGTATAAGTACGACGCGGACTTGATTCTCAGGGACCTGAAGCCCTGGCAGGCGGGACAGTATCATTGCAAGGTCAGCAATGAGATGGGGGCCATTAAGTCCTCCACTGCCCACCTCAGCATTATGGGTAAGTGTGTGTCTGCATTTCGCTACATGCTTATCTGTCTAAGATTCTGGGACCTATAGAGAGAACAACCGTTTTATCCCGTGACAACCATGTAAAGGAACGTGTGTGAGTCAACGTCAGTTGTGATTAACATACAGTTCCCTGCATTCGCCACCCATATGAAAGTATTCCAAACAACGTGAGGCACATTCCTTAAAATTGCACCTTCTTGTGAACTGACAGAAAGTACTCTGCTTGTGTTGGAGTGACTGAGCTGCGTTATGCGATTGGAGGGAAGGATAAGGATAAGGATATGATCTCCCCCCTGCAGAATACATTATTGAGCGAGGTGTAATCAGATCTCACCACCCATTTTCCTTCTGTTTTACTGTTATGGAGATGCTGCACAATCCAGTTGTTTTCCCGTGCTGCAGACACACCACGGCCTCGACGCACACCATTACCAATATGAACGTGTCCTATGGGGAACTTGGGATCGTGAGCTGGGCTCCATTCATCCTGGTGGAAACCAACCCTCTCAAAACAACAATGCCTTTACGCAAAGAGAGACCTCGCTAGCCGCAGTGAAACCCAAGCTCCCATCCCAGTGCTGTTCTTCCCATTGAAGTGAAGTCCAAGTTTGACAataaattcatattattttaatgccAAGTCAGACAAGTATGCGTCTCCATGTCCACCGGGGACAGACATGCATTCCTAGCCTCCCCTTGACGCTTGTTAGCCAAGATATAGATTGACATATGGGCCTGCTGTGTAGTGTGCTAAAGCAATCAGCGCTGGGTTTCCCCAGGACGGATcagtttgctttgaaacaatcCTCGCAGTATGCTAAATATGTCCCAGCGAATTAAAGCAGCCAAAGTCTTTGTTCTTTATGTGCCGCGAGGCTGTGGAGTTATTATCCTCTAATACATTATATACCCAGAGTGCCTGCTTGTGCATTTATATTTCGGGCTCCACACAGGTCTTAAAGCTGGTGCTTACACATAAGTCAGGGTAGAGtatgataataaaaaaacaaatattatttctTAAAGGCAGTGATATGCACAGTGGTTATAGATTCTGCTGATTAGCTCTCTGGGATCTGAGTAGACATGATTGTATGAATACACAAAATTAACAGaactatcattattattttaatattattatatatgattacaataatacaaattattatcaTCATATGCACTAAAGCAGGGAGTTGCATGAGTTTCCGAGGGTCACTGTCCTGTTTTCATTCTCTATTCTGCAGCGAAAGGAAAGCCAGCCTGTGCAACCAAGCCTGAGGATCACCTGATCAGGCTGCCCATTGACTGTGTCCAGCCGGGCACTGACTCGCTGTTCTACAACACCGGACGCTGCCCCCACAACATGTGTGCCGGGTCCATGGACTTTGACCTGCGCTGCAAGGATGGCTCCGGCTACTGCTGCGGGGTGAAGCGTATGGAGACACAGGAAATCAACTGTGGAAGCTACACCCTACCCATCCGGGCAGTGGTCGAGTGCGGCTGCCAGAAATGCATCCAGCCCAAGGTGCTGGTCCGGGGCCGTGTGGTGGCGGCTGACACTGGTGAGCCCCTCCGTTTTGGGCACATCTACATCGGCAAAGACAGAGTGGGGACCACAGGCTACCAAGGGAGCTTCACCATCGCGGTGCCCTCAGACACCAAGAGGCTGGTGGTGAACTTTGTGGACAGGATGCAGAAGTTTATAGACACCGTGAAGGTCTTCATCTTTGACAAGAAGGGAGGTGCCGTCTATCACGACGTGAAAGTGATGCGCAAGCAGGAACCGATAAATATCAACTCTGTGGAGACAACCACTATCTACCTGGGGGAGATCAAAGGCGAGGACCCCATTGGCAAGATTGTCATACCTCCCAACTCTTTCCACAAAAGCAGTGGGGAGGTTTATGAAGGCACCGTCAAGGCTTCCGTGACCTTCCTTGACCCCAGGAACATCACCACAGCCTCTGCTGCGCCAGGAGACCTCAACTTTGTGGATGACGAGGGGGACATGTTCCCTCTGAGAACCTACGGGATGTTCTCAGTGGATTTCAGAGACCAGTCCCACCAGGAGGTCTTGGGAACAGGGAAAGTGCAGGTGTACCTGGACACCGAGCACGTCAAGATGCCAGAGCACATCCCCAAGATGAAGCTGTGGTCCCTCAATCCCGACACAGGCATATGGGAGGAAGAAAGCGACTTCAACTTTGCCCAGGCCACCGGTGGGGGAAGTGGCCGCAGCAAGCGAGAGGAACGCACATTCCTAATTGGGAACATGGAGATCCGGGAGCGCCGGCTTTTCAACCTGGACGTGCCAGAGAGCCGTCGCTGCTATGTCAAGGTGCGGGCCTACATGAGTGACAAGTTCCTGTCCAGTGAGCAGCTGGAAGGCGTGGTCATCAGCCTGATCAATCTGGAGCCTATGGCTGGTTACTCCTCCAACCCACGGGCATGGGGCCGCTTTGACAGTGTGATAACTGGCTCCAATGGTGCCTGCTTACCTGCCTTCTGTGACGCTCTGAGACCAGATGCCTACACCGCTTATGTCACAGCCACTATGGGTGGTGAGGAGCTGGAAGCAGCAGCCTCTAGCCCCAAAATGAACCCGAACATCATTGGCGTGGCACAGCCTTACCTGGACAAGATAGGATACCAGCGGACTGACCACGAGGATCCAGCCCTCAAAAAGACTGCCTTCAAAATCAACCTGGCCAAACCAGACCCCAACAATGTGGAGGAGACCAACGGGCCAATATACCCCTACCAGAACCTCATAGACTGCGAAAACGCCCCTGTGGATGCCAACCACTTCCGCTTCTTCCGTGTGGAAAAGGACAAGTATGAGTACAACGTGGTGCCCTTCCAGGAGAGCGACCTGACCTCCTGGACTGGCGACTACCTGTCCTGGTGGCCCAATCCGCAGGAATTCCGGGCCTGCTACATCAAGGTGAAGATTAATGGGCCTGTCGAGGTCATGGTGAGGTCCCGGAACCTTGGTGGAAGTCACCCCCGGACGAGGGGTCAGCTGTACGGCATCAGGGACATCCGCAGCACTCGGGACATGCGGCTGGCCAACTCGTCTGCAGCCTGTCTGGAGTTCAAGTGCAGTGGGATGCTCT
This sequence is a window from Amia ocellicauda isolate fAmiCal2 chromosome 22, fAmiCal2.hap1, whole genome shotgun sequence. Protein-coding genes within it:
- the cilp2 gene encoding cartilage intermediate layer protein 1 yields the protein MWRSVKLFIVLPIVMTLALARDPSWNESRSQKRRQVDRGRKQRYNVLLEPQTTGVMEWTSWFNIDHPGGNGDYERLEAIRFYYRERVCMRPVAMEARTTDWVPAGDTGEVVHSSLDQGFWCINKEQANGRLCSNYHVRFQCLPEQAYWTQWSAWGPCSTNACSDVGIQVRQRNCQSSQSGPALRLPLCEGKSMERRQCETPPCPAKWSPWGPWAPCTVTCGKGHQVRRRTCVKPSGTDGQHCVGRPAELQKCGKSPCPACLRMCSEGRVSDDCSRCVCDGHVLRGEVFSTTGGPITGARVFLSNQPKIIRARTNAKGLFQITGVCSSNETRITIRREKFIPVTLSAFSNSTGMASVRAFLQSAERPYIVKHPEDKVRYEGQRVAFCCQATGLPMPEKYYWYHNGTLLDRQVYKYDADLILRDLKPWQAGQYHCKVSNEMGAIKSSTAHLSIMAKGKPACATKPEDHLIRLPIDCVQPGTDSLFYNTGRCPHNMCAGSMDFDLRCKDGSGYCCGVKRMETQEINCGSYTLPIRAVVECGCQKCIQPKVLVRGRVVAADTGEPLRFGHIYIGKDRVGTTGYQGSFTIAVPSDTKRLVVNFVDRMQKFIDTVKVFIFDKKGGAVYHDVKVMRKQEPININSVETTTIYLGEIKGEDPIGKIVIPPNSFHKSSGEVYEGTVKASVTFLDPRNITTASAAPGDLNFVDDEGDMFPLRTYGMFSVDFRDQSHQEVLGTGKVQVYLDTEHVKMPEHIPKMKLWSLNPDTGIWEEESDFNFAQATGGGSGRSKREERTFLIGNMEIRERRLFNLDVPESRRCYVKVRAYMSDKFLSSEQLEGVVISLINLEPMAGYSSNPRAWGRFDSVITGSNGACLPAFCDALRPDAYTAYVTATMGGEELEAAASSPKMNPNIIGVAQPYLDKIGYQRTDHEDPALKKTAFKINLAKPDPNNVEETNGPIYPYQNLIDCENAPVDANHFRFFRVEKDKYEYNVVPFQESDLTSWTGDYLSWWPNPQEFRACYIKVKINGPVEVMVRSRNLGGSHPRTRGQLYGIRDIRSTRDMRLANSSAACLEFKCSGMLYDQDMVDRSLIAVIPQGNCRRAGINNLLQEYLVKHPPLMQNNESHVFNMLAPVDPLGHNYGIYTVTDQNPRLAKEIAIGRCFDGTSDGFSREMKTDSGVALTFACPERPITRESLFQRLQTNPAQTLSQMARDMRESRGQQVRRAPSQVVAYPSGAGSRIPISQSRRIQGTAGRRRTPTRGQAQQ